A genomic window from Pseudonocardia broussonetiae includes:
- a CDS encoding MFS transporter encodes MATDRSVEGDTATNEQLLEAHREGHPLVPYKALWGVLLLGWVVSYADRTLTGPVIAWMIQNKAGFIGDAANPATLGGLVGSMFFLGYMLTQYPGGRLGDRFGHREMIIVSLLAAAVLTVVSGLMAGLVAFVAARVLTGLGEGVFYSNDRTLIINHTPVAKRTLGLGVVITGLSIGLTLGIILTPLMIDWGASLGMGGEAWRMPFFVFAAFTLVVIVIAFAFFRARLGGPMRLGPPFLRLLLFSAPTFVVIVALFLLAETLRWPEWLTASLASLIALVYILVIVRSVKKSGRGPALLNRNIWLVYIAYIAILWNLWFFSFWSVQIVREAAQSSLLAAALTAAFNAGAGILGFPVGGWLADRAVRKGRGRKPLALVCTAVYSVLVLIFGWSVSGGEKPSLALLGLLLFTSGVFFNALQPIVQGMTGDMVPASERGSAFGMLNLVSEIGAVLSPVVSGILRDATGSWAPGVYLAAGIMIISFFLYLMVKEAPVHHEDPIPA; translated from the coding sequence ATGGCGACCGACAGAAGCGTCGAAGGCGACACGGCGACCAACGAGCAACTGCTCGAAGCGCACCGGGAGGGCCATCCGCTGGTGCCGTACAAGGCACTGTGGGGGGTCCTCCTGCTCGGGTGGGTCGTCAGCTACGCGGACCGGACCCTCACCGGACCGGTGATCGCGTGGATGATCCAGAACAAGGCCGGGTTCATCGGCGACGCGGCCAACCCCGCGACCCTCGGTGGGCTGGTCGGCTCGATGTTCTTCCTGGGCTACATGCTCACCCAGTACCCCGGCGGGCGCCTGGGCGACCGGTTCGGCCACCGCGAGATGATCATCGTCTCCCTCCTGGCCGCGGCCGTGCTGACGGTGGTCTCGGGCCTCATGGCCGGGCTGGTCGCCTTCGTCGCCGCCCGCGTCCTGACCGGTCTCGGCGAGGGCGTCTTCTACTCCAACGACCGGACGCTGATCATCAACCACACCCCGGTGGCCAAGCGCACGCTCGGGCTCGGCGTGGTGATCACCGGCCTGTCGATCGGCCTGACGCTCGGCATCATCCTCACCCCGTTGATGATCGACTGGGGGGCCTCGCTGGGCATGGGCGGCGAGGCGTGGCGGATGCCGTTCTTCGTGTTCGCCGCGTTCACCCTCGTCGTGATCGTCATCGCCTTCGCGTTCTTCCGGGCCAGGCTGGGCGGGCCGATGCGGCTCGGGCCGCCGTTCCTGCGGCTGCTGCTGTTCTCGGCGCCCACGTTCGTCGTGATCGTCGCGCTGTTCCTGCTCGCCGAGACCCTCCGGTGGCCGGAGTGGCTCACCGCGTCCCTCGCGTCGCTGATCGCCCTGGTCTACATCCTCGTGATCGTGCGCAGCGTGAAGAAGTCGGGCCGGGGGCCCGCGCTGCTCAACCGCAACATCTGGCTGGTCTACATCGCCTACATCGCGATCCTGTGGAACCTGTGGTTCTTCAGCTTCTGGTCCGTGCAGATCGTGCGGGAGGCGGCGCAGAGCAGCCTGCTCGCCGCCGCGCTGACCGCCGCGTTCAACGCCGGCGCCGGCATCCTGGGCTTCCCGGTCGGCGGCTGGCTGGCCGACCGCGCCGTCCGCAAGGGCCGGGGCCGCAAGCCGCTCGCCCTGGTCTGCACCGCCGTCTACTCGGTGCTCGTGCTCATCTTCGGGTGGAGCGTCTCGGGCGGGGAGAAGCCCTCGCTCGCGCTGCTCGGGCTGCTGCTGTTCACCTCGGGCGTGTTCTTCAACGCGCTGCAGCCGATCGTCCAGGGGATGACGGGCGACATGGTCCCGGCGTCCGAGCGGGGCTCGGCCTTCGGGATGCTCAACCTCGTCTCCGAGATCGGCGCCGTGCTCAGCCCCGTCGTGAGCGGCATCCTGCGCGACGCCACCGGCAGCTGGGCGCCCGGCGTCTACCTGGCGGCCGGGATCATGATCATCTCCTTCTTCCTCTACCTCATGGTGAAGGAAGCGCCCGTCCACCACGAGGACCCGATCCCGGCCTGA
- a CDS encoding 4-hydroxybenzoate 3-monooxygenase encodes MRTQVGIVGAGPAGLMLSHLLHLRGVESVVIDLQTRESIEQTIKAGILEQGTVDLMRRTGVGDRLMRDGFVHHGINLAFSGGLHRINMYELTGGRSVTVYAQHEVLIDLIARRLADGGDVRFGVSDTQVEDVESEQPRIRFTHEGRQETLECDFVIGADGSRTSTRFLIPEGAVRTDFFRQYPFAWFGILAEAPPSSDELIYAHSERGFVLVSTRSPSVQRLYFQCDPDTVVDDWSDDRIWEEFQARLAPSGAQLTTGRIFKKDVLQFRSFVCEPMQYGRLFLAGDAAHTVPPTGAKGLNLAMADVHVLDRALGAYYDTKDTGLLESYTRTALQRVWRAQWFSFWMTSMLHRFSDASDFDLRRQIAELELVTTSPTAAKTLADNYTGLPLT; translated from the coding sequence ATGCGCACCCAGGTGGGGATCGTGGGAGCCGGCCCGGCCGGACTGATGCTGTCGCACCTGCTGCACCTGCGCGGTGTCGAGTCGGTCGTGATCGACCTGCAGACCCGGGAGAGCATCGAGCAGACCATCAAGGCGGGGATCCTGGAGCAGGGCACCGTCGACCTGATGCGCCGCACCGGCGTGGGCGACCGGCTGATGCGCGACGGCTTCGTCCACCACGGCATCAACCTGGCGTTCTCCGGCGGGCTGCACCGGATCAACATGTACGAGCTGACCGGCGGTCGGTCGGTGACGGTGTACGCCCAGCACGAGGTGCTCATCGACCTCATCGCCCGGCGGCTGGCCGACGGCGGCGACGTCCGGTTCGGCGTCTCGGACACGCAGGTGGAGGACGTCGAGTCCGAGCAGCCCCGCATCCGGTTCACCCACGAGGGCCGGCAGGAGACGCTGGAGTGCGACTTCGTGATCGGCGCGGACGGCTCCCGGACCTCCACCCGCTTCCTGATCCCGGAGGGGGCGGTGCGCACGGACTTCTTCCGGCAGTACCCGTTCGCCTGGTTCGGGATCCTGGCCGAGGCGCCGCCGTCGTCGGACGAGCTGATCTACGCCCACTCCGAGCGCGGGTTCGTGCTGGTCTCGACGCGCTCGCCGAGCGTGCAGCGGCTGTACTTCCAGTGCGATCCCGACACCGTCGTCGACGACTGGTCCGACGACCGCATCTGGGAGGAGTTCCAGGCCAGGCTGGCCCCCTCGGGGGCGCAGCTCACCACCGGCCGGATCTTCAAGAAGGACGTGCTGCAGTTCCGCAGCTTCGTCTGCGAGCCGATGCAGTACGGCCGCCTGTTCCTGGCGGGCGACGCGGCCCACACCGTGCCGCCGACGGGGGCCAAGGGGCTCAACCTCGCGATGGCCGACGTCCACGTGCTCGACCGGGCGCTCGGCGCCTACTACGACACCAAGGACACCGGCCTGCTGGAGTCCTACACCCGGACCGCGCTGCAGCGGGTCTGGCGGGCGCAGTGGTTCTCCTTCTGGATGACCTCCATGCTGCACCGCTTCTCCGACGCCTCCGACTTCGACCTGCGCCGCCAGATCGCCGAGCTGGAGCTCGTCACCACGTCACCGACCGCCGCGAAGACCCTGGCCGACAACTACACCGGCCTCCCGCTGACCTGA
- a CDS encoding aromatic ring-hydroxylating oxygenase subunit alpha: MSRPDPSTGHATFRDFPLNAWYAAAWDHEVGRNLLPKTVAERPIVFYRTTAGRAVALADACWHRLAPLSMGRLRGDDEIMCGYHGICYDADGRATYMPAQETINPSATVHSYPVVERHRYVWVWPGDPALADPDLVPDLYMNDHPEWAGDGRTIHVNCSYQLIIDNLMDLTHEQFVHGSSIGHDALSESDFEVTHTEQTVTVTKWMLGIDPPPFWKRNLQDRFPDYDGPVDRWQIIRYTAPATVAIDVGVAKAGTGAPDGDRSQGVTGTVINTMTPETAHTCFYLWAFARDWCLDKQVITTRLREGVSNVFFEDEVMLEAQQRGIEANPGYDFYNLNIDAGSMWTRRIVQRMIRAEGERDGAGTAGDAAAAMSAVTGAANNGAQDDDEGTGQGAEVASGVARHREQPAAGLMGRGL, encoded by the coding sequence ATGTCGCGACCCGACCCGAGCACCGGCCACGCCACCTTCCGCGACTTCCCGCTGAACGCGTGGTACGCCGCGGCCTGGGACCACGAGGTGGGCCGCAACCTGCTGCCGAAGACGGTGGCCGAACGCCCCATCGTGTTCTACCGCACCACCGCCGGCCGCGCGGTCGCGCTCGCCGACGCGTGCTGGCACCGCCTGGCGCCGCTGTCGATGGGCAGGCTGCGCGGCGACGACGAGATCATGTGCGGCTACCACGGCATCTGCTACGACGCCGACGGTCGCGCGACCTACATGCCCGCCCAGGAGACGATCAACCCGAGCGCCACCGTGCACTCCTACCCGGTCGTCGAGCGGCACCGCTACGTGTGGGTCTGGCCCGGCGACCCGGCGCTCGCGGACCCGGACCTGGTGCCCGACCTGTACATGAACGACCACCCGGAGTGGGCCGGTGACGGGAGGACGATCCACGTCAACTGCAGCTACCAGCTCATCATCGACAACCTGATGGACCTCACGCACGAGCAGTTCGTGCACGGGTCGAGCATCGGGCACGACGCGCTGTCGGAGTCGGACTTCGAGGTCACCCACACCGAGCAGACCGTGACGGTGACGAAGTGGATGCTCGGGATCGACCCGCCGCCGTTCTGGAAGCGCAACCTGCAGGACCGCTTCCCGGACTACGACGGCCCCGTCGACCGCTGGCAGATCATCCGCTACACCGCCCCGGCGACCGTCGCGATCGACGTCGGGGTGGCCAAGGCGGGCACCGGGGCGCCCGACGGCGACCGCAGCCAGGGCGTCACCGGCACCGTCATCAACACGATGACCCCGGAGACCGCCCACACCTGCTTCTACCTGTGGGCCTTCGCCCGCGACTGGTGCCTGGACAAGCAGGTGATCACGACCCGGCTCCGCGAGGGCGTGTCCAACGTCTTCTTCGAGGACGAGGTCATGCTCGAGGCCCAGCAGCGCGGCATCGAGGCCAACCCCGGCTACGACTTCTACAACCTCAACATCGACGCCGGCAGCATGTGGACCCGCCGCATCGTCCAGCGCATGATCCGGGCCGAGGGCGAGCGCGACGGTGCCGGGACCGCCGGTGACGCCGCGGCGGCGATGTCCGCCGTCACCGGGGCGGCGAACAACGGGGCCCAGGACGACGACGAGGGCACCGGGCAGGGAGCCGAGGTCGCGAGCGGGGTCGCACGGCACCGGGAGCAACCGGCCGCCGGTCTGATGGGCCGCGGGCTGTAG
- a CDS encoding PDR/VanB family oxidoreductase, producing the protein MGATSHKRWGRARVLDVCPVAQNVRQVVLEPENLEAPAPPGSHIDIGVYVNGRADVRSYSVVGMGAYGSELILGVQLARQSRGGSAFMHALRRGQEVSITQPLQNFPLNYGRPGYVLAAGGIGITALVAMGRALRARGADYRFVYGARSRDLMAFVDDLVAEHGDRMELRIDDEGSSLDVSELVKSVPAGGELYVCGPTPMLDAIKAAWAKAGRRPAELRFETFGSSGRFAPEPFTVRIPRLGLETVVPHDVSMLEALEACGADLMYDCRRGECGLCQVKVLEVDGAIDHRDVFLSDAQHEGGDRLQCCVSRVVSGRTAGLAGTDGRPAAVTIDVP; encoded by the coding sequence ATGGGAGCCACGAGCCACAAGCGGTGGGGCCGGGCGCGGGTGCTCGACGTCTGCCCGGTCGCGCAGAACGTCCGGCAGGTCGTGCTCGAACCGGAGAACCTGGAGGCGCCCGCGCCCCCGGGCAGCCACATCGACATCGGGGTCTACGTCAACGGCAGGGCCGACGTCCGGTCCTACTCCGTGGTCGGGATGGGCGCCTACGGCAGCGAGCTCATCCTCGGCGTGCAGCTCGCGAGGCAGAGCCGGGGCGGCTCGGCGTTCATGCACGCGCTGCGCCGCGGGCAGGAGGTGTCGATCACGCAGCCGCTGCAGAACTTCCCGCTGAACTACGGCAGGCCCGGCTACGTGCTGGCCGCGGGCGGCATCGGGATCACGGCGCTGGTCGCGATGGGCAGGGCGCTCAGGGCCAGGGGGGCGGACTACCGGTTCGTCTACGGCGCCCGGTCCCGCGACCTCATGGCGTTCGTCGACGACCTGGTGGCCGAGCACGGTGACCGCATGGAGCTGCGCATCGACGACGAGGGCAGCTCCCTGGACGTCTCCGAGCTCGTGAAGAGCGTGCCGGCGGGAGGGGAGCTCTACGTCTGCGGCCCGACGCCGATGCTCGACGCGATCAAGGCGGCGTGGGCGAAGGCCGGCAGGCGGCCCGCCGAGCTGCGCTTCGAGACCTTCGGCAGCAGCGGCCGCTTCGCCCCCGAGCCCTTCACGGTGCGGATCCCCCGCCTCGGGCTGGAGACGGTCGTGCCGCACGACGTGTCGATGCTCGAGGCGCTGGAGGCGTGCGGCGCCGACCTGATGTACGACTGCCGCCGCGGCGAGTGCGGGCTCTGCCAGGTGAAGGTGCTCGAGGTCGACGGGGCGATCGACCACCGCGACGTCTTCCTCAGCGACGCCCAGCACGAGGGGGGCGACCGCCTGCAGTGCTGCGTCTCGCGCGTGGTCAGCGGGCGCACCGCGGGCCTCGCCGGGACCGACGGCCGACCGGCCGCCGTGACGATCGACGTTCCGTGA
- a CDS encoding cupin domain-containing protein, which produces MRSYQDFHLDQLQADRSRSYAEFLRRPGISMGIYHIPTGGKDPQHPHDADEVYVVLGGRAVLEVEGERVEVGPGRVVSVDRGADHRFTDVDDDLSVLVVFAPPATPEA; this is translated from the coding sequence ATGCGCAGCTACCAGGACTTCCACCTCGACCAGCTCCAGGCGGACCGGTCCCGGTCCTACGCGGAGTTCCTCCGGCGCCCCGGCATCTCGATGGGGATCTACCACATCCCCACCGGGGGCAAGGACCCCCAGCACCCGCACGACGCCGACGAGGTCTACGTCGTGCTCGGGGGCCGGGCGGTGCTGGAGGTGGAGGGCGAACGGGTGGAGGTGGGCCCCGGCCGGGTCGTCTCGGTCGACCGCGGGGCCGACCACCGCTTCACCGACGTGGACGACGACCTCTCGGTCCTCGTCGTGTTCGCCCCGCCGGCCACGCCCGAGGCCTGA
- a CDS encoding IclR family transcriptional regulator, producing MAGGAREPGRSVISKIAAILLAVAEEGGCTLTQIAARSGLPLSTVHRLVTELAGWQVLVRDEDGRYGAGPPLAAVASARPPAPLLDLRERAVPVMEELFRATASPVRVGVLEGTAVSYVEKTSRHRPVTRLSPAARLPAHATALGKALLAVAPTRTLEAVLRSELRRYTPGTITRPERLRWLLRTVRMSGLALCDRELDPTGRAVAAPVVVPSRSGTAAIEVAVSDLGRDVPSVRTPLALAAAWLSRELAVPVEPAARLSAAGGDPA from the coding sequence GTGGCGGGCGGGGCGAGGGAACCGGGTCGGTCGGTCATCAGCAAGATCGCGGCGATCCTGCTCGCCGTGGCCGAGGAAGGGGGATGCACCCTCACCCAGATCGCCGCCCGGTCCGGGCTGCCGCTGTCCACCGTGCACCGGCTGGTCACCGAGCTGGCGGGCTGGCAGGTGCTGGTGCGCGACGAGGACGGCCGCTACGGGGCCGGCCCGCCCCTGGCCGCGGTCGCCTCGGCGCGGCCGCCCGCCCCGCTCCTCGACCTGCGCGAGCGTGCCGTGCCGGTGATGGAGGAGCTGTTCCGCGCCACCGCGTCGCCCGTGCGCGTCGGCGTGCTCGAGGGGACCGCGGTGTCGTACGTGGAGAAGACGTCCCGGCACCGGCCCGTCACCCGGCTCTCCCCCGCCGCCCGGCTGCCGGCGCACGCCACGGCGCTGGGCAAGGCGCTGCTCGCCGTCGCCCCGACCCGCACGCTCGAGGCCGTGCTGCGCTCGGAGCTGCGGCGCTACACCCCCGGGACGATCACCCGCCCGGAACGCCTGCGGTGGCTGCTGCGCACGGTGCGGATGTCCGGCCTCGCCCTGTGCGACCGCGAGCTGGACCCCACCGGGCGGGCCGTCGCCGCTCCCGTCGTCGTCCCGAGCAGGAGCGGGACGGCGGCGATCGAGGTCGCGGTCAGTGACCTCGGCCGGGACGTCCCGTCCGTGCGGACGCCCCTGGCGCTCGCCGCCGCCTGGCTGTCCCGGGAGCTGGCGGTACCGGTCGAGCCGGCCGCCCGGCTGTCCGCGGCGGGCGGGGACCCGGCCTGA
- a CDS encoding sensor histidine kinase has protein sequence MYESGEDLRRRVLPYVRQGLAAGDAVQVIASRDTEASLGAGLGADADRVRWGVPGVTYRSLGPMFGGLRDYLARQARAGRRVRLVAEGPPIADPARAGAYLRFEAASNDVLGAYGFPWVCLYDRRRHSGSVLEQVEQVHPHLLDPVGEPASSARFRDPDDFLRAHPGLLSPIPAAVDLDLRLTAADQLSAARREAAAGASARGLPGEDVDDFELAAGELLSNAVRHGQRPCRLRLWATDSHVVVRVDDTGPGDDLPTKGFRPPRPALGHLGGMGMWVIRQVADAVHVCTSADGTAVEAQFHRRGPAAEQPRAGEQPHVA, from the coding sequence GTGTACGAGTCGGGAGAGGACCTGCGTCGACGGGTGCTGCCCTACGTGCGGCAGGGGCTGGCCGCCGGCGATGCGGTGCAGGTGATCGCGTCGCGCGACACCGAGGCGTCCCTGGGCGCGGGGCTGGGCGCCGACGCCGACCGGGTCCGGTGGGGCGTGCCGGGCGTCACCTACCGGAGTCTGGGGCCGATGTTCGGCGGGTTGCGCGACTACCTCGCCCGGCAGGCTCGGGCGGGTCGCCGGGTGCGGCTCGTGGCGGAGGGCCCACCGATCGCCGACCCGGCGCGCGCGGGTGCGTACCTGCGGTTCGAGGCGGCCAGCAACGACGTGCTCGGCGCCTACGGCTTCCCGTGGGTCTGCCTGTACGACCGGCGCCGCCACAGCGGTTCCGTCCTCGAACAGGTCGAGCAGGTGCACCCGCACCTGCTCGACCCGGTGGGGGAACCGGCGAGCAGTGCGAGGTTCCGGGATCCCGACGACTTCCTGCGCGCGCACCCGGGCCTGCTGTCGCCGATCCCGGCGGCCGTGGACCTGGACCTGCGCCTGACGGCGGCGGACCAGCTCTCGGCGGCCCGGCGGGAGGCGGCGGCGGGCGCGTCCGCGCGGGGGCTGCCCGGTGAGGACGTCGACGACTTCGAACTGGCTGCGGGGGAGCTGCTGAGCAACGCGGTGCGTCACGGCCAACGGCCCTGCCGGTTGCGGCTGTGGGCGACGGACTCCCACGTCGTGGTCCGCGTCGACGACACCGGCCCGGGCGACGACCTGCCGACGAAGGGGTTCCGCCCACCCCGTCCGGCGCTGGGGCACCTCGGCGGGATGGGCATGTGGGTGATCCGGCAGGTGGCCGATGCCGTGCACGTGTGCACCAGCGCGGACGGGACCGCCGTCGAGGCCCAGTTCCACCGGCGCGGACCTGCGGCGGAGCAACCGCGGGCCGGCGAGCAACCGCACGTCGCATGA
- a CDS encoding DUF1697 domain-containing protein: MPTHVALLRGINVGKGNRVAMADLRDAVASLGHTDVKTYINSGNVVFTSGEPDPAVVAEALEATIAEALGLTLTVVVLTRAELAVAIENNPYPDEPDPKKVHAVFRSSDVDDDDVAALAAAQERAAAKGSRDTGTVRGRVLYLHLPDGMGRSELAVQLGKLPRGSDGGGTARNWATVRKLAAMLDA; encoded by the coding sequence GTGCCGACCCACGTCGCCCTGCTGCGCGGGATCAACGTCGGCAAGGGCAACCGGGTGGCCATGGCCGACCTGCGGGACGCGGTCGCGTCGCTGGGCCACACCGACGTGAAGACCTACATCAACAGCGGCAACGTCGTGTTCACCAGTGGCGAGCCCGACCCGGCCGTCGTGGCGGAGGCCCTCGAGGCCACGATCGCCGAGGCGCTCGGCCTGACCCTGACGGTGGTCGTGCTCACCCGGGCCGAGCTCGCCGTCGCCATCGAGAACAACCCCTACCCCGACGAGCCCGACCCGAAGAAGGTGCACGCCGTCTTCCGGTCGTCCGACGTGGACGACGACGACGTCGCCGCCCTGGCTGCCGCGCAGGAGCGGGCCGCGGCCAAGGGCAGCAGGGACACCGGAACCGTCCGCGGCCGGGTGCTCTACCTGCACCTGCCCGACGGCATGGGCCGCTCCGAGCTGGCCGTGCAGCTGGGCAAGCTGCCCAGGGGGAGCGACGGCGGCGGCACCGCCCGCAACTGGGCGACCGTGCGCAAGCTGGCGGCCATGCTCGACGCGTGA
- a CDS encoding metal-dependent hydrolase family protein, which produces MPNPFALTDVTLVTGDADGTVTPDRTIVVGPDGTIEQVGPAAHTVVPADYRRIDLAGHFVLPGLINAHAHLFSDGRPVPPILLNESTAAIITKLARNPLGRRLFKRRAKAHALTQLHSGVTTIRTVGDTDYGVVEVAEEIDRGEYVGPRVLASGPLLAITGGHGAPQIALTSDSPWDARRNTRRNLQRGVRAIKISATAGVTDARAIGYAGRPEMSEQEMAAICEEAHNAGVRVAAHAQSADGIRASLRAGVDTIEHGARLTPEVLDLFRDNPRSLTGTSALIPTLLVCVPLVKLDQEVTGVNDISRANAEMIFGEMVQGISDARGHGIAIGMGTDSALTYVTHYDSWRELDMLVRYGGFTPAQALNAATRTNAQILGLQDVTGAVEPGKAADLVVLDANPLDGFRAFVDPRMVVARGTVLDRPSVSRFAELDARLDSL; this is translated from the coding sequence GTGCCGAACCCGTTCGCTCTGACCGACGTCACGCTCGTCACCGGCGACGCGGACGGGACCGTGACGCCCGACCGGACGATCGTGGTGGGACCGGACGGCACGATCGAACAGGTCGGACCCGCCGCGCACACGGTCGTCCCGGCCGACTACCGCCGGATCGACCTGGCGGGGCACTTCGTCCTCCCCGGCCTGATCAACGCGCACGCCCACCTGTTCTCCGACGGGCGGCCGGTGCCACCGATCCTGCTCAACGAGTCGACCGCGGCGATCATCACGAAGCTGGCCCGCAACCCGCTCGGACGGCGGCTGTTCAAACGGCGCGCGAAGGCCCACGCGCTCACCCAGCTGCACTCCGGTGTCACCACCATCCGCACCGTCGGCGACACCGACTACGGGGTCGTCGAGGTCGCCGAGGAGATCGACAGGGGTGAGTACGTCGGCCCCCGCGTGCTGGCCTCCGGGCCGCTGCTCGCCATCACCGGGGGACACGGTGCGCCGCAGATCGCACTGACCAGCGACTCGCCCTGGGACGCCCGGCGGAACACGCGCCGCAACCTGCAGCGCGGGGTGAGGGCGATCAAGATCTCGGCCACCGCCGGCGTCACCGACGCCCGCGCCATCGGCTACGCCGGCCGCCCGGAGATGTCCGAGCAGGAGATGGCGGCCATCTGCGAGGAGGCGCACAACGCCGGTGTCCGTGTGGCCGCGCACGCCCAGAGCGCCGACGGCATCCGGGCGTCGCTGCGGGCGGGGGTCGACACCATCGAGCACGGGGCCCGGCTGACGCCGGAGGTCCTCGACCTGTTCCGGGACAACCCGCGCTCGCTCACCGGCACCTCCGCGCTCATCCCGACGCTGCTGGTGTGCGTGCCCCTGGTGAAGCTCGACCAGGAGGTCACCGGCGTGAACGACATCTCCCGGGCCAACGCGGAGATGATCTTCGGCGAGATGGTGCAGGGCATCAGCGACGCCCGCGGGCACGGCATCGCCATCGGCATGGGCACCGACTCGGCGCTGACCTACGTCACCCACTACGACAGCTGGCGCGAGCTGGACATGCTGGTGCGCTACGGCGGGTTCACCCCGGCCCAGGCGCTGAACGCCGCCACCCGGACCAACGCGCAGATCCTGGGCCTGCAGGACGTGACGGGCGCGGTCGAGCCCGGCAAGGCCGCCGACCTGGTCGTGCTCGACGCGAACCCGCTCGACGGGTTCCGGGCGTTCGTCGACCCGCGGATGGTCGTCGCCCGGGGCACGGTCCTCGACCGGCCGTCGGTCTCCCGGTTCGCCGAGCTGGACGCCCGACTCGACTCGCTGTGA
- the solA gene encoding N-methyl-L-tryptophan oxidase, whose protein sequence is MQTYDVIVVGAGTWGSATAWHLARRGVRVLAIDAHTPPHEHGSHGGLTRLARQSNSTGPQYVQLTVRAFELWDQLAARTGTELMTVTGNVMIGAPGSPWFDSTVASLESSPFEHRVLHGAQARAAFPRLRIADHELAVFEPGARIAHVPAALRAMQQVARESGAEFRFDEPVLDWSSDASGARVRTAEGEYVADRLVMTTGAFSARVLHLDLPARVDRQVLVNFAMPPGSTPLPSIYVAGPAGSAAAPDYGCMEPDGTWKFSVASNSHEIDPSALSQDVTPYDVAEVTAVVRDRIPEITGPPVRSTVCMWTEAVDGHWLLGPHPDSPRVVVGAACNGRGFRYAPAIGEILADLTEGTARPDVEAFAPARFSLTPS, encoded by the coding sequence ATGCAGACCTACGACGTGATCGTCGTCGGCGCGGGAACGTGGGGTTCCGCGACGGCGTGGCACCTCGCCCGCCGAGGCGTGCGCGTGCTCGCGATCGACGCCCACACCCCACCGCACGAACACGGCTCCCACGGCGGACTCACCCGCCTGGCCCGGCAGTCCAACAGCACCGGCCCGCAGTACGTCCAGCTCACCGTCCGCGCGTTCGAGCTGTGGGACCAGCTCGCCGCGCGCACCGGGACCGAACTGATGACGGTCACCGGCAACGTCATGATCGGTGCACCGGGGTCGCCGTGGTTCGACAGCACGGTGGCGAGCCTGGAGTCGTCGCCGTTCGAGCACCGGGTCCTGCACGGCGCGCAGGCGCGGGCGGCGTTCCCGCGCCTGCGGATCGCCGACCACGAGCTGGCCGTCTTCGAGCCCGGGGCCCGCATCGCCCACGTCCCGGCGGCGCTGCGGGCCATGCAGCAGGTGGCGCGGGAGTCGGGAGCGGAGTTCCGCTTCGACGAGCCCGTCCTCGACTGGTCGTCCGACGCGTCGGGGGCGCGGGTCCGCACCGCGGAGGGCGAGTACGTCGCGGACCGCCTCGTCATGACCACGGGGGCGTTCTCCGCCCGGGTGCTGCACCTCGACCTGCCCGCCCGGGTCGACCGCCAGGTGCTGGTCAACTTCGCGATGCCGCCCGGCTCCACGCCGCTGCCCTCGATCTACGTGGCCGGACCGGCCGGATCCGCTGCAGCACCCGACTACGGGTGCATGGAGCCGGACGGCACCTGGAAGTTCAGCGTCGCGAGCAACAGCCACGAGATCGACCCCTCCGCGCTGAGCCAGGACGTCACGCCGTACGACGTCGCCGAGGTCACCGCGGTCGTGCGCGACCGGATCCCCGAGATCACCGGGCCGCCGGTGCGGTCCACCGTCTGCATGTGGACCGAGGCCGTCGACGGGCACTGGCTCCTCGGCCCGCACCCCGACAGCCCCCGCGTGGTCGTCGGTGCCGCCTGCAACGGCCGCGGGTTCCGCTACGCGCCCGCGATCGGGGAGATCCTCGCCGATCTGACCGAGGGCACCGCGCGTCCGGACGTCGAGGCGTTCGCACCGGCACGGTTCAGCCTCACCCCGTCCTGA